The following nucleotide sequence is from Sander vitreus isolate 19-12246 chromosome 11, sanVit1, whole genome shotgun sequence.
GGAATCCTATCGTGATGAAATCATATATCGAGATATCGTGATATACAATTACGTTGTCTAAATTGATACTAACACAGCTCTACACAGTGCTAAGCACACACTAACTCAATTTTCTCCGAAAATCTGTTGTGAGGGAATATCATTTGTAgaattgcagatttgttttaacgTCACACCATTGTTGTACATCTAAACATAGTCAGTATAAAGCTGGGGAaataattatttcttttttctctgtaatttcacttgaaactgtttaccacattattgatgattctttatctaaaatctcattgtaaaaaaatattttgtgaaagcgccGATTGTCAATCCCCGAAATATCgatatcgatgtatttggtcaagaatatcctGATTTCAGTCGGATTtcctccatattgcccagcccggAGTCAAATACATGAAGAAATAAATGTTTACTAACTGTACCACAGCCTTTAAGGCCAGAAGTTACATCACAACATTAGATACAAAGCATCCAAGACAATCTGATATTAATGTATAGCAGTATACGACCCAGCTCTATGCATACGTCAACTTTAGGAGGCGAGCAGTTTGTCATCGGGGACAAGGTCTGCTGGCTGTCCCCCCAGAGTCAGAACCAaaaagggggaagcagcgttcagtttttatgctccacgtatctggaacaaacttccagATAACTGTAGGTCCGCAACAACTCTcagctcttttaaatcaaggctgaagaccttttttttttgaggTTGCCTTTTTTGAATTCATTGTACTGCGTTGTGAATTATATTCCTGTATTCTATGTCTTTCGTTTTGTATTCATTTCTAactgcttttaatgttttatgtaaagcactttgaattgcactgTTGCTGAGATGTGCTATATAAAGAAAATGGCCTTGCCTTGCCCTAACTGATGAATATTCTCAATGAACAGCTTCGAGGAACTCTGCCATTTTTGCCTGGTGTTTACGTGTGTGTTGGTGGTTTATCTTACCTGGAGCTGTGTTTGTGCAGGAGACTTTTGAGAGAGCCAAGGCCTGGGTGAAGGAGCTGCAGAGGCAGGCCAGTCCGAACATTGTTATTGCCCTGGCCGGGAACAAGGCCGACCTGGCAGAGAGGAGACTAGTAGAGTATGAGGTAAGACACTCCTGTGCAACCCGTTTTTTTGGCTAATACCTTACTAACTAACTCAAACTGATTATCTCTCTGAAGTTGCATGGTAATCAACTGCTGATGACAGGTTACGTATGTGTTAAGAAAAACGCcgcatacaatattaaatgaaggtaactgttcacacaacacagtaacgtgagctttttaaatgagctgatacatggtcagacctcattagctcttaccagtgtatctccgtgtgtacttcgtccacagcaatcccaccgatcggtcccaaaacgtcccagttagagaggtgCATGCCGTAAACAtagtctttgtaaatctttacaattattcccccgaaagaaccaagcaggcctgccttgttgcacgatttacattttcttcaaaCCTTGCCATTGTCAGAGTGTAGCTCGccagctcaaagtttgttgtcgATTTCcgaagcgaagggattttgagaacggcaacacacagagagcggaaagagaggggaaaagCCTGACGTCCTCACagtgtcaggctttatcctggaaatgtacttctgttaaTCCAGACTAAATAATTGTTCACAAAACATGTTGActataaatacagtatttgGCTGCTTTCAAATACTGGTGGTATAGTACTTACGAGTCAGCGGGTGCCTGACAAAACACGCCTCCAAAACAAACTGCTTTGTTGCAGAAGCTGCACGTCACAGTTCCAAGATTTGTGCATTGTGGTCACGGGTCTGGCTCTACTGAGGGCCTGCTACTGCTAAAGAAACATGGGCTacgctttacttgaaggtatctacataagagtgacatgacactgtcatgaacgtgtcataaacattataaacaagtcataaacgtttgacataacgcttctgtcgttgggtttttgtcatgacaagttatggttagggtttttgtgttcatgacagtgtcgtgtcactcttatgtagataccttcaaggaAAGCGTTACCGAAACATTCAAGTTCTTTTCAGCCTTTTTAGTGTTTGTATTTCTGCCGATGTTATAgtagtatttgtttgtgtgttgtatgGAAAAGGAAGCCCAGACGTATGCTGAAGACACTGGCTTGCTCTTTATGGAGACTTCGGCTAAGACAGCCATGAACGTCAATGAGCTCTTCCTGGCCATAGGTGAGTGTCCGTTCATATAAACGAAAACAATTTGACTTTTCATTTCCCGAAGAGAATGAGATTTAGGCCGCAAGAGTTATCACCCTCACTTAGTAGATGATACATGTATGTTTGGTCCAGGGTGTTTGCGCATGTTAAAAACGTCCTCACAGATTTAAGTGAAATTGGGAAGAAAGTTAAAGGTGGAGTCAGCGATtctaatccaatacactttttttttttttttggtcaaattcAGCAATTCACCTCGCGGCCGTTCTGTGTGCGCTGGGGAAATAATTCCAGTGTTCATATACAGCCCTGGCCCTGTaaatgggaaacaaacaaaggtgACTCAAAGCGAGCCACACAACACTAATCCAGCCAAACGGCAAAAGCCCTGTTTGTGCTCATGCACACGACGGGGGGGAAaggccatggatgtataaagagaGAGGCAGTGGGAGCAAGAGGGACAGTTACAAACAAATAATTCAAAAAGAGCCCTGACAGGAGGGGTGTATCTGTTTGGGTGTTGGAGTTTGTCTAGAATCCACTTTTTAAGCCACGAGCCGATGAACaagtgattttattttagatGCTGATCTAGATCCAAGAATCCTTGAAAAGATTGACAGACATTGTGAGATATGAGGAttttgtaaaacacattttcagtgttccctcctggaaaaaaaaaaaaaaagccatgcgTTGATTTAAAAACATGAGGCACATGTATGCCATGATTTCTCATTCTCACACTATGTGAATTTTGCAACTCAAAAGATTTCTTAACAGCGCGACACAGATGCTATTTGAAATCCCCCTCCCCTCCTTATTTTCTGATGAATATCTGCACATATCTGAATGAACAAACACAGTCTGGTGCATGGATAGGGCTGGGTTGAAATAATCGATTCTCCAAATAAAATCTTTGTTCGAGTGATCTgatatctatttaaaaaaaatccccaaatcaaTCTTTTAATTCATGtcttttcaccatggatgttagactgggtaaacccagcccagACTGGGTTGACCTGTACGTTTTTCTAACCTGCTTCTGTTACAAATTTgagggaaccaatcacaaactgcccagactaatgttcaatcttaaaagattgagcttggtttggtgatagccagactacatGGACGTATCTGTCACGTTAGTCCTATTTAGCCATGGGTCGGTTACCGGGTTTCAAGGTGTAGTCCTATGAAgtaaaaaagtactttaaacgGTTCTACTCTTACTGTCAACATTAACCTGGGTCATTATAAAACTgatttgagggttgcttcttgcttgtacaatttacagcagaagttctctgagaTTCACTTTTCTATCCAAGTTAAATTGGTGTTGTAGCTGAAATTTCCCACACCAACATGATATTGAATCGGAAATGTAATCTAATCAGGACCTGGTGAATCCAATCGATTCGCaaatcattggcgatacccCGCCCTATGCACCGATCCGTGATTATCTCTCACTGTTTTTGATGTGGCTCTTAATTCAGATGTGGATAccgggattttttttttttatgatttcttaACAACATTGAGATATtatattgttgttattttttcctGAATTTATCTcatttttttggatttaatttttttggtgTATATATTTGAGTACTTTCTGGTTAGAAAGAGTCTGTtcaacactttttaaaaatgccTCCTCATTCaaaacccaatttcaatacgtaaggagtaaatctcatcagagtcagtgagccaatcagcacgcagcatgcttctaccaagatttaatcatgtttgtgattggctgtgtaacgttacacgtcgtagagacacgcagggaAAAACTCACATAGTAGGAGCCATTtgtgccataatgtgtaatgttgcaattttctttttgtttttataaaataaaatcgaaaaaaagtattgtttaggaaccggtatcaaagtcacaacactggtatcggtatcgaagATTtctgaacgatacccagccctattcaattgtgataaaaaaataaaaaaaaacttaaggtTAATATGTCAAAATATTTCTTTGTCTTCTTAATGTAGCAAAAAAGATGCCAAAAACAGACACCCAAAACCCTACACATGCAGCGCGACATCGGGGAGTCAACCTCCAGGACCCAGACGCCCACTCCACTCGAGCCTGCTGCGGTGGCAACTAGACCTCCACAGCTCCCACCAGTATTCCACCATCCACACCACCACAGCCCTACAACCATCCCGTCTCCTTCAACCAAGTTAAAAGGGGGTGGGCCTGACGCGGGGGGGACCCAGTGTCCACTcactcccttccttccttccttacctACCCTCCACTCATCCTCCTGTCAGAGCAGACAGAAATTCAAAaggagagaataaaaaaaaaaaaagggaaaggaaGAGCAAACCGAGTTGGAGAAGAAAGCCACGACGTTTCACACGTCTGTCTCCTGACCAACTGAGATTCTGCGTTTTGAAAAgtacgaggaggaggaggaggtctactgagaatgagaggaggacaatatatataaaaaaaaaaattaaaaaaaaagaatgtggaAGACATTGGCAAGCCTGTTGTAGTTTTATAGCACTaattgtgatttttcttttttttttttttgttccgtaATTCTGCCTTGCATCATTTCAGCCACAGCCCCGATTGCGTAGAAATGCACAAAAACGAGCAGCACATAGCGGCGAGTGGCCAGGTAAGGAAAAGGAagtcatgaaaagaaaaaaagggtcaaGCCAAATTGTTAGGTCGTGACtgctttcttcttctcctttgtCAGAGCTTGCGCCCGCTTGCTTTGCTTCCTCCTAGTCCTGAATGGCACAGATCCTGCTGTGAATAATGCCACATGCTGAACCCCCCTGGAATGATCCCATGATTTGTAATCCCTTCCCTGGTGTCACTAGCCCTGGCCACAGGCTCACAGTAGATAAGACCCATGGCACAGTTTGCCCTAACATAAGTCCATTTGTACGTATTTATTGTCCGGTGTTttgacttctctctctctctctctcgactgCTCCAGTTGTCTCCGAGGCGCTCACGTTTCTCCTCTCACGTCCAGATAGGAACTCATCATGTGAGGAAAAACATTTCAACTTTAAAAAGATTGATGATTTGACATTGTGTTTCTCATTAATACATTTTGGTCGGACAGACTTGGTTGTtttaataaaggaaaaaaaaagaaggaaaaaaaagaagaaaaaaaagattgctgAAGTGCCGTGTTCCTAAAAACAGTTAGGGGGTTTCAATGGAAAAATGTGTCTGTGGCTCTTCACAGCAACAATATAGACTTGATCTGCAGTGTCTATAGTCCCATGACATAATATTTTTGCTGTATGAGCAGAAAACAGTTAACTCTAACTAATGTCTTTAGCAGAAAACATCTCTCGCAAACATACAAGTCACATACTCGCTGTATTTATTAAATGGCTTAATCTTATTTTTCCAATTGTCACAATGAATGATTAGGGCTTATTCAGTttctccagaaaaacgtgattatgcgatcgcataattcaatgcataatcagccaaagtccgcatatttatgcggggggggcgcgcattttttcaaatacgccgcactttcgccagATAAATTACAgatttccacgcaaaatatgcagagcttgcatgatttcataatccccgcattttcgttgcaaaaaagtcacatgtatcttagcagaaagttaaaaaaaaaaaatgttgcgtttacttcacacaagagcagccattttcccctgttgacatgggaacgttatgaagcgacgttgtGAAGCGACGTGaacatcgaaaagctgcaaaccccgcgatgaagccacgaggaaaccgcagtttttgcaagttcccgcaatttcatcgcatataattgcataaatatcccgcatattccatcgcattttttttaagaaaacatgccgcatgatcaaggatttttgcccgcaacaatcacaaaaatactccgcatttttctggaaggactgattatTGTAATAATGTCAATGTAATAAAGAAATGTGGTAGTCCATGTATGGCTCTGCTCAGATGAAATGATTGGCATCAGATGAATGAAATATTAGGGAAGGAATGGAAGGCGGGAGTAGGATAAGAAAATATGACATTTGTAATAAACCTGTACCGTGCCCTGTCGGAGAAAATCGGCccattgtgtttaatgtgtCCCTCTCTGCCCCTTTGTCCTAAGGTTAAGTTGTTGGTGAACATGAAACCATAGTGATCTCCATTTAACTTAATATGATGCTCTTTAAACAAATGAGTGGTGTGCTTGGTTGCTGTCCAAGGCTTTGGCTGAAGAAAATGAGGCAGTGAATTAatgaaaacacactcacacaaaaaaaaaaacagaagtgcCTATtcccagtttcttttttttttttttttttctctgtgaatCATGCGTTTGTGCTTAGTAGGCAAAGTGCAGGAAACATTTCCCTGACATTGGCTTGTACTAGAAACCAATAACTTGGCACTCGCTCATTAGGCTATTCTGTATCGGCTCTTTGTATGGATGTAAAGAGATTTTGTCGAATACACTGTATGTTAAATATTGTCTTAAATTTTAATGAAAGTGTATTTTAGCAGAGCACACTTGTAAACATGGAATGGATCGTTTAAAAAGGGACTCTAATCAATGTTATAAATCTGTTTGATTTCAACAAATATTGGTGTCCAGGAAATTATTTTGTTCTGCTTTTTTTCCAGATTCAAAACCAGACGAATTAGAGctcattgataaaaaaaagacatttgaagtACAATgccattttcaaataaaagctAAAATGATTTGTtcttcccccacacacacactaacagcaCATTATGTAAATTAAACAGCATTCACTTCCATTCATTCGTCAGTGATCACAAGTAGGTTCGGTGATCTGTGCAGTTCAAAACAAGACTTGATTTCTCATAAGCATCTGAAGTATGTATCGTGTTCAATAAAGCTGTGAATGGCGCTCTGAGTGCAGAATGTTGATTGCGTTTCTTTCACTCGCTTCAGTGAAACTAAAGACGTTGACAGCCAAGTGTTCCCCCTATAACTGTACAGGCCAGAAACATCTTTTGGTTACACTTCACTTGAAGGtgtctacataagagtgacatgacactgtcatgaacgtgtcataaacaagtcaagtttatgacataatgcttctgtcattaagtgtcatttggtttttgtcatgacaagttagggttagagttcatgtgttcatgacagtgtcatgacactcttatgtagataccttcaagtaaagtgttaccactcTTTTTATGGCAAAAAAGATGCCAAATATTAGaccccgaccgataaaggatttttaaggccaataccgatacaaatatttgatgatTGATATAAAAActctgatatatatatctatactctatatatatatatatatatatatctctatatatatatatatatatatatatctctatatatatatatatatatatctctatatatatatatatatatatatatatatatatatatatatatatatatctatctatctatctatctatatatatatatatatatatatctatctatctatctatctatatatatatctatctatatatatatatatatatatctatctatctatctatctatctatctatctatctatctatctatctatatctatctatctatatatatatatatatatatctatctatctatctcagatttttaaatctttttttttaaatccagaaatgcagaaaaaacagATTTCCTTAACATTAGTTGTTTaggagtcctcactaaaataatgataatgcagtttgttCTATTGTCACaagagaacagaggaacatcaaaatatattaaagttctgataaataaaacgtataaaaatacaaacttaagatatgaaacttaaaagtcctttaaacaaaaagacaataacacCAAAAAAACTATACAACgccagaacatggttgaagggggtttcgtccgtttttagtttatttttttaatattcaagaATCAGAATCATTTGTCATTAAATGACtctgatgaatgaatatttaaaaaaaaaaaaataataataataatagtttggaaaatgcctaatatcggccgataatatcaCTCCGCTGATGTATCGGTTGGGCTCTACCAAATATCTATtgtttgattacattttatagcatttgaaaaaaaaaagataaaagaatgttgaaaaaagtgacagaaatgttggaaaaagcttcaaaaacatgaaaaaacaacaaaaaaaaacaaaaaaacgacaaaaacattggggaaaa
It contains:
- the rab5b gene encoding ras-related protein Rab-5B, with the protein product MSSRGSGSRSNGTLPQTKICQFKLVLLGDMAVGKSSLVLRFVKGQFDEFQETTIGAAFLAQSVCLDDTTVKFEIWDTAGQERYHSLAPMYYRGAQAAIVVFDITKPETFERAKAWVKELQRQASPNIVIALAGNKADLAERRLVEYEEAQTYAEDTGLLFMETSAKTAMNVNELFLAIAKKMPKTDTQNPTHAARHRGVNLQDPDAHSTRACCGGN